From a region of the Lactuca sativa cultivar Salinas chromosome 4, Lsat_Salinas_v11, whole genome shotgun sequence genome:
- the LOC111911429 gene encoding ABSCISIC ACID-INSENSITIVE 5-like protein 5 isoform X1 encodes MNFKNFGNQPTDSRNGSGRPPGNFPLARQGSIYSLTFDELQNTMGSIGKDFGSMNMDELLKNIWNAEEMQTTGSNSGATVQDRGGAGGANLQRQGSLTLPRTLSQKTVDEVWKDLSNSNGFGHPNLPQRQQTLGEMTLEEFLVKAGVVREEIQLSGKPNDDVLFSDLTNSQNNNGFGAIGFQQAVGVGQNSAIDDPRSNQISFQSANQQMNGNGVRSILPYGAPPVAIPRNNHLGSPVIRNGVVGVGLSDPMMNNNTLVSAATLQGGMAGMGGGGGGGGVTVATGSPALSSEGLAKSNGDTSSVSPVPYVFNGAFRGRKSGAIEKVVERRQRRMIKNRESAARSRARKQAYTMELEAEVSELKQKNQELKRKQAELLEMQKNQQVMEMMNMQPGTKRHRLKKTLSGPW; translated from the exons ATGAACTTCAAAAACTTCGGAAATCAGCCAACGGATAGCAGAAATGGGAGCGGCCGGCCACCGGGGAACTTCCCGTTGGCGAGGCAAGGTTCGATCTATTCGTTGACCTTTGATGAGCTACAAAACACCATGGGAAGCATCGGAAAAGATTTTGGGTCAATGAACATGGATGAATTACTAAAAAACATCTGGAACGCCGAAGAAATGCAAACAACGGGATCTAACTCCGGCGCCACCGTTCAAGATCGCGGCGGAGCTGGTGGAGCAAATTTACAGAGACAAGGATCGTTAACACTCCCAAGAACATTAAGCCAAAAAACAGTCGATGAAGTTTGGAAAGATTTATCAAACAGCAACGGATTCGGACACCCGAATTTGCCCCAAAGGCAGCAAACTCTCGGAGAGATGACTCTCGAGGAGTTTCTGGTTAAAGCCGGCGTTGTTCGGGAAGAAATTCAATTATCCGGTAAACCAAATGATGACGTGTTGTTCTCCGATTTAACAAATTCTCAAAATAACAACGGGTTTGGTGCTATCGGATTCCAACAGGCGGTAGGTGTAGGTCAGAATTCCGCCATTGATGATCCTCGTAGTAATCAAATTTCATTCCAGTCTGCAAATCAACAAATGAACGGCAATGGGGTTCGATCTATTTTACCCTACGGAGCTCCTCCGGTCGCTATTCCAAGAAACAATCATTTAGGTAGTCCTGTAATCAGGAATGGAGTCGTGGGTGTAGGTCTTTCCGATCCGATGATGAACAATAACACTTTAGTTTCAGCCGCCACTCTACAAGGCGGGATGGCAGGGATGggtggcggcggtggtggtggtggggtcACAGTTGCCACCGGGTCTCCGGCGCTTTCATCGGAGGGGTTAGCGAAGAGTAATGGTGATACGTCGTCTGTATCACCTGTTCCTTATGTTTTTAATGGAGCTTTCCGGGGAAGAAAAAGCGGTGCGATTGAGAAAGTCGTTGAACGGAGACAGCGGCGGATGATCAAGAACCGAGAATCGGCTGCCAGATCTCGGGCTCGTAAGCAG GCATATACAATGGAACTTGAAGCAGAAGTATCGGAATTGAAACAGAAGAACCAAGAACTGAAACGGAAACAG GCTGAGCTACTAGAAATGCAGAAAAATCAG CAGGTGATGGAGATGATGAACATGCAACCAGGGACAAAACGACACCGTCTAAAAAAAACACTTTCTGGGCCATGGTAA
- the LOC111911429 gene encoding ABSCISIC ACID-INSENSITIVE 5-like protein 5 isoform X2, translating to MNFKNFGNQPTDSRNGSGRPPGNFPLARQGSIYSLTFDELQNTMGSIGKDFGSMNMDELLKNIWNAEEMQTTGSNSGATVQDRGGAGGANLQRQGSLTLPRTLSQKTVDEVWKDLSNSNGFGHPNLPQRQQTLGEMTLEEFLVKAGVVREEIQLSGKPNDDVLFSDLTNSQNNNGFGAIGFQQAVGVGQNSAIDDPRSNQISFQSANQQMNGNGVRSILPYGAPPVAIPRNNHLGSPVIRNGVVGVGLSDPMMNNNTLVSAATLQGGMAGMGGGGGGGGVTVATGSPALSSEGLAKSNGDTSSVSPVPYVFNGAFRGRKSGAIEKVVERRQRRMIKNRESAARSRARKQAYTMELEAEVSELKQKNQELKRKQAELLEMQKNQVMEMMNMQPGTKRHRLKKTLSGPW from the exons ATGAACTTCAAAAACTTCGGAAATCAGCCAACGGATAGCAGAAATGGGAGCGGCCGGCCACCGGGGAACTTCCCGTTGGCGAGGCAAGGTTCGATCTATTCGTTGACCTTTGATGAGCTACAAAACACCATGGGAAGCATCGGAAAAGATTTTGGGTCAATGAACATGGATGAATTACTAAAAAACATCTGGAACGCCGAAGAAATGCAAACAACGGGATCTAACTCCGGCGCCACCGTTCAAGATCGCGGCGGAGCTGGTGGAGCAAATTTACAGAGACAAGGATCGTTAACACTCCCAAGAACATTAAGCCAAAAAACAGTCGATGAAGTTTGGAAAGATTTATCAAACAGCAACGGATTCGGACACCCGAATTTGCCCCAAAGGCAGCAAACTCTCGGAGAGATGACTCTCGAGGAGTTTCTGGTTAAAGCCGGCGTTGTTCGGGAAGAAATTCAATTATCCGGTAAACCAAATGATGACGTGTTGTTCTCCGATTTAACAAATTCTCAAAATAACAACGGGTTTGGTGCTATCGGATTCCAACAGGCGGTAGGTGTAGGTCAGAATTCCGCCATTGATGATCCTCGTAGTAATCAAATTTCATTCCAGTCTGCAAATCAACAAATGAACGGCAATGGGGTTCGATCTATTTTACCCTACGGAGCTCCTCCGGTCGCTATTCCAAGAAACAATCATTTAGGTAGTCCTGTAATCAGGAATGGAGTCGTGGGTGTAGGTCTTTCCGATCCGATGATGAACAATAACACTTTAGTTTCAGCCGCCACTCTACAAGGCGGGATGGCAGGGATGggtggcggcggtggtggtggtggggtcACAGTTGCCACCGGGTCTCCGGCGCTTTCATCGGAGGGGTTAGCGAAGAGTAATGGTGATACGTCGTCTGTATCACCTGTTCCTTATGTTTTTAATGGAGCTTTCCGGGGAAGAAAAAGCGGTGCGATTGAGAAAGTCGTTGAACGGAGACAGCGGCGGATGATCAAGAACCGAGAATCGGCTGCCAGATCTCGGGCTCGTAAGCAG GCATATACAATGGAACTTGAAGCAGAAGTATCGGAATTGAAACAGAAGAACCAAGAACTGAAACGGAAACAG GCTGAGCTACTAGAAATGCAGAAAAATCAG GTGATGGAGATGATGAACATGCAACCAGGGACAAAACGACACCGTCTAAAAAAAACACTTTCTGGGCCATGGTAA